From a region of the Nocardioides ginsengisegetis genome:
- a CDS encoding redoxin domain-containing protein, with protein MAAGLDDDAALAAALGWTLKPQGLCRGETCVPLLGRSVPDALGLLVARDDEHEVVAVAPSAATRARELGDGRAPSLTLPDVDGNPVSFDDLSGAKRVLVTWASWCGCRHELAGWQRVQDELADTGLRLFSVALDADPEDSRPWIEAGHPTYPVAVDTAHVTAERYGITNVPSVVWVDERDRIVKPPTIAPGDDQFVAWTRIDSEQHHDLLRRWAREGELPESARADAPARTDEEQRALAERRVAAHLQRRWLTDAARRHLAAAQELAPWDWTVRRGGIAMTGGDPFLGEEFTAFWEEWDASGRPGYTPTT; from the coding sequence ATGGCGGCCGGTCTCGACGACGACGCAGCCCTGGCGGCCGCACTGGGCTGGACCCTCAAGCCGCAGGGTCTCTGCCGCGGCGAGACCTGCGTGCCGCTGCTGGGGCGGTCCGTCCCCGACGCGCTCGGCCTGCTCGTGGCCCGCGACGACGAGCACGAGGTGGTGGCCGTGGCACCGAGCGCCGCGACCCGGGCCCGGGAGCTCGGCGACGGACGGGCGCCGAGCCTCACGCTGCCCGACGTCGACGGCAACCCGGTCAGCTTCGACGACCTCTCCGGCGCCAAGCGGGTCCTGGTCACCTGGGCGTCGTGGTGCGGCTGCCGGCACGAGCTGGCCGGCTGGCAGCGGGTCCAGGACGAGCTCGCCGACACCGGGCTCCGGCTCTTCTCGGTCGCCCTCGACGCCGACCCGGAGGACTCCCGGCCGTGGATCGAGGCCGGCCACCCGACGTACCCCGTCGCGGTCGACACCGCGCACGTGACCGCCGAGCGCTACGGCATCACCAACGTCCCGTCGGTGGTGTGGGTCGACGAGCGCGACCGGATCGTCAAGCCCCCGACCATCGCGCCGGGCGACGACCAGTTCGTCGCGTGGACCCGGATCGACAGCGAGCAGCACCACGACCTGCTGCGGCGGTGGGCCCGCGAGGGGGAGCTGCCCGAGAGCGCCCGGGCCGACGCGCCGGCCCGCACCGACGAGGAGCAGCGGGCCCTCGCCGAGCGACGGGTCGCGGCACACCTGCAACGGCGCTGGCTCACCGACGCCGCCCGCCGGCACCTCGCGGCCGCCCAGGAGCTCGCGCCCTGGGACTGGACCGTGCGCCGCGGCGGGATCGCCATGACCGGCGGCGACCCCTTCCTGGGCGAGGAGTTCACCGCGTTCTGGGAGGAGTGGGACGCCTCCGGGCGGCCGGGCTACACCCCCACGACCTGA
- a CDS encoding FAD-binding protein has protein sequence MSATPVTSGTTVPDVLPASVLDGLPDSESWDVVVVGFGIAGGCAALEAARAGARVLLLERASVHGGTSSMSGGHFYLGGGTAVQRATGHEDSADEMYAYLMATTKEPEPDKIRAYCDGSVEHLDWLESLGFEFERSYYAEKAVIQPGTQGLMYTGNEKVWPYREQAVPAPRGHKVPVAGDTEGTRLVMDLLRARVEEAGVEVRYETGATQLIASDAWAVVGVGWRRFSETGVVRAGAVVLAAGGFVMNADMVAAHTPTLGSKLFTLGSTYDDGLGIRLGQSVGAELRHMDEPFITAPFYPPSVLVTGVIVNRLGERFVAEDSYHARTSAHVLAQPGHAAYLIVDSEHVEHPKMPLVPFLDGYETLAEMEEGLGVPAGSLERTLGRYNEHAARGEDPDFHKHPDWLAPQAVAPWGVYDLTLGHALYAGFTLGGMRTTVDAQVQRPDGSVIPGLYAAGACASNIAQDGAGYCSGTQLGEGSFFGRRAGRHAAGG, from the coding sequence ATGAGCGCCACCCCCGTCACGTCGGGCACGACCGTCCCCGACGTGCTGCCCGCATCCGTGCTCGACGGGCTCCCGGACTCGGAGTCCTGGGACGTCGTGGTCGTCGGGTTCGGCATCGCCGGTGGCTGCGCCGCGCTCGAGGCCGCCCGGGCCGGGGCGCGGGTGCTGCTGCTGGAGCGGGCGTCCGTGCACGGCGGGACGTCGAGCATGTCCGGCGGACACTTCTACCTCGGCGGAGGGACCGCCGTGCAGCGGGCGACCGGGCACGAGGACTCCGCCGACGAGATGTACGCCTACCTGATGGCCACCACCAAGGAGCCCGAGCCCGACAAGATCCGGGCCTACTGCGACGGGTCGGTCGAGCACCTCGACTGGCTGGAGTCGCTCGGCTTCGAGTTCGAGCGCTCCTACTACGCCGAGAAGGCCGTCATCCAGCCCGGCACCCAGGGGCTGATGTACACCGGCAACGAGAAGGTGTGGCCCTACCGCGAGCAGGCGGTGCCGGCCCCCCGCGGGCACAAGGTGCCGGTCGCCGGCGACACCGAGGGCACCCGGCTGGTGATGGACCTGCTGCGCGCCCGGGTCGAGGAGGCCGGCGTCGAGGTGCGCTACGAGACCGGCGCGACGCAGCTCATCGCCTCGGATGCCTGGGCGGTCGTCGGGGTCGGCTGGCGACGCTTCTCCGAGACCGGCGTGGTCCGGGCCGGGGCCGTCGTGCTGGCCGCGGGCGGGTTCGTGATGAACGCCGACATGGTGGCCGCGCACACGCCGACGCTGGGCTCCAAGCTGTTCACGCTGGGATCGACGTACGACGACGGGTTGGGGATCCGGCTCGGCCAGTCGGTCGGTGCGGAGCTGCGGCACATGGACGAGCCGTTCATCACCGCGCCGTTCTACCCGCCGTCGGTGCTGGTGACCGGGGTGATCGTGAACCGGCTCGGGGAGCGGTTCGTGGCCGAGGACAGCTATCACGCGCGCACGTCGGCGCACGTGCTGGCGCAGCCGGGCCACGCGGCGTACCTCATCGTCGACAGCGAGCACGTCGAGCACCCGAAGATGCCGCTCGTCCCCTTCCTCGACGGCTACGAGACCCTCGCGGAGATGGAGGAGGGGCTCGGCGTGCCGGCCGGCTCCCTCGAGCGGACCCTCGGCCGCTACAACGAGCACGCCGCCCGGGGCGAGGACCCCGACTTCCACAAGCACCCCGACTGGCTCGCGCCGCAGGCGGTCGCCCCGTGGGGCGTCTACGACCTGACGCTCGGCCACGCGCTCTACGCCGGCTTCACGCTCGGCGGGATGCGCACGACCGTCGACGCCCAGGTGCAGCGGCCCGACGGGTCGGTGATCCCCGGGCTGTACGCCGCCGGCGCCTGCGCCTCGAACATCGCCCAGGACGGGGCGGGCTACTGCTCGGGCACCCAGCTCGGTGAGGGCTCGTTCTTCGGGCGGCGGGCCGGACGGCACGCCGCCGGCGGCTAA
- a CDS encoding putative T7SS-secreted protein produces the protein MYGDSDVMRRRASQLREQGADIRSTADQLVAQTESIGWTGRAADAMRERVRDRAARLREAAAHHDTAADSLERHLHEVDRLKDTIADTERRASRLEDAGSGGFVPPPSGHRDWLAVTIDDEGAR, from the coding sequence ATGTACGGGGATTCCGACGTGATGCGTCGTCGCGCCAGCCAGCTGCGGGAGCAGGGCGCCGACATCCGCTCGACGGCCGACCAGCTGGTCGCGCAGACCGAGTCGATCGGCTGGACCGGACGGGCCGCCGACGCCATGCGGGAGCGGGTCCGCGACCGCGCCGCCCGGCTCCGGGAGGCGGCCGCCCACCACGACACCGCCGCCGACTCCCTCGAGCGGCACCTCCACGAGGTCGACCGGCTCAAGGACACCATCGCCGACACCGAGCGCAGGGCGAGCCGGCTCGAGGACGCGGGCTCCGGCGGCTTCGTCCCGCCACCCTCGGGCCACCGGGACTGGCTGGCCGTCACCATCGACGACGAGGGGGCGCGCTGA
- a CDS encoding ABC transporter ATP-binding protein: MEAAVRTNRLRKEFRGTVALEGLDLVVPAGSVFGYLGPNGAGKTTTIRLLTGLLRPTSGNAEILGLDVARRPDEVQRRLGYLPGRFVAYADLTGHDYLRYLASLRGGVEWTDVEHLAERFDLDLSRRIGQLSHGNQQKVGLVQAFMHRPELLVLDEPTSGLDPIMQAEFLTLVTEVSRGGATVFLSSHILSEVEAVADTVAILREGRLVRTATIPELRAQVVRRRDLTFTREVPVEVLRASAQVSEVRVHDRTAHLVLTGSADALVRAVAPYGVENIETHEADLTEVFLRYYTDETQGDDQREKQEEPWPVA, from the coding sequence ATGGAGGCCGCGGTCAGGACCAACCGGCTCCGCAAGGAGTTCCGCGGGACGGTCGCGCTCGAGGGCCTCGACCTGGTCGTCCCCGCGGGCTCGGTCTTCGGCTACCTCGGCCCCAACGGCGCCGGCAAGACCACCACCATCCGGCTGCTGACCGGCCTGCTGCGCCCCACGTCCGGGAACGCCGAGATCCTCGGCCTCGACGTGGCGCGCCGGCCCGACGAGGTGCAGCGCCGGCTCGGCTACCTGCCCGGGCGCTTCGTCGCGTACGCCGACCTCACCGGCCACGACTACCTGCGCTACCTCGCGTCCCTGCGCGGCGGCGTGGAGTGGACGGACGTGGAGCACCTCGCCGAGCGGTTCGACCTCGACCTGTCCCGGCGGATCGGCCAGCTCTCGCACGGCAACCAGCAGAAGGTGGGACTGGTGCAGGCGTTCATGCACCGGCCCGAGCTGCTGGTGCTCGACGAGCCCACCAGCGGCCTCGACCCGATCATGCAGGCGGAGTTCCTCACCCTCGTGACGGAGGTCAGTCGCGGCGGCGCGACCGTCTTCCTCTCCTCTCACATCCTCTCCGAGGTCGAGGCGGTCGCCGACACGGTCGCGATCCTGCGCGAGGGCAGGCTGGTCCGCACCGCGACCATCCCCGAGCTGCGCGCCCAGGTGGTGCGCCGCCGGGACCTGACCTTCACCCGCGAGGTCCCGGTCGAGGTCCTGCGGGCCTCCGCCCAGGTCAGCGAGGTCCGCGTCCACGACCGGACGGCCCATCTGGTGCTGACCGGGTCGGCCGACGCGCTGGTGCGCGCGGTGGCGCCGTACGGCGTGGAGAACATCGAGACCCACGAGGCGGACCTGACCGAGGTCTTCCTCCGCTACTACACCGACGAGACGCAGGGGGACGACCAGCGCGAGAAGCAGGAGGAGCCATGGCCAGTCGCGTGA
- a CDS encoding crotonase/enoyl-CoA hydratase family protein — MTVHVERSGPVTTVVLDRPHARNAVDGPTAAALAEAFRAFDADATQSVAVLTGAAGTFCAGADLKAVGTPDGNQVTPDGDGPMGPTRMRLSKPVIAAIEGHAVAGGLELAAWCDLRVAAEDAVLGVFCRRWGVPLIDGGTFRLPRLIGHSHAMDLILTGRPVDAAEALAMGLVNRVVPPGTALTAAQDLARQLAAFPQECLRQDRLSALESEGLTEERAIVVEHDHGVTSLRAGALDGAARFASGEGRHGAF, encoded by the coding sequence GTGACCGTCCACGTCGAACGCTCAGGCCCCGTCACCACCGTCGTCCTCGACCGGCCGCACGCCCGCAACGCCGTCGACGGCCCGACCGCCGCCGCGCTCGCCGAGGCGTTCCGGGCCTTCGACGCCGACGCGACCCAGTCGGTCGCCGTCCTCACGGGCGCGGCGGGCACGTTCTGCGCCGGCGCCGACCTGAAGGCCGTCGGCACGCCCGACGGCAACCAGGTGACCCCCGACGGCGACGGCCCGATGGGCCCGACCCGGATGCGGCTGTCCAAGCCGGTGATCGCCGCGATCGAGGGGCACGCGGTCGCGGGCGGCCTCGAGCTGGCCGCCTGGTGCGACCTCCGGGTCGCCGCGGAGGACGCCGTGCTCGGGGTGTTCTGCCGGCGCTGGGGCGTCCCGCTCATCGACGGCGGCACGTTCCGGCTGCCCCGGCTGATCGGCCACAGCCACGCGATGGACCTGATCCTCACGGGACGCCCGGTCGACGCCGCCGAGGCGCTCGCCATGGGCCTGGTCAACCGCGTCGTCCCGCCCGGCACGGCGCTCACGGCGGCCCAGGACCTGGCCCGGCAGCTCGCCGCGTTCCCCCAGGAGTGCCTGCGCCAGGACCGGCTCAGCGCGCTGGAGTCCGAGGGGCTGACCGAGGAGCGGGCGATCGTCGTCGAGCACGACCACGGCGTCACCTCGCTGCGGGCCGGCGCGCTCGACGGCGCCGCCCGGTTCGCGTCGGGTGAGGGGCGGCACGGGGCGTTCTGA
- a CDS encoding ABC transporter permease subunit, with translation MASRVMAPPAPGTPFLLRNVYLKTLRDHRHGLLGWSIGMGLVVLLESLIWPSFRDMQDLDKLFEQYPDYMQRLFDVSAMTSGLGFINAELFTLLLPALFLVYAIGRGARLVAGEEEEGTLDVLLVTPLSSRRILLQKALALTTSVLALGVALYVVTLGCSLAIGMGIGPWEAFSGCLAMVLLGTEFGLLALGVGAATGRRALAVALPAALAVAAYVLYVAGLLVAGVDPWQHASPLEQALASGPLGGGLPLDFLWLLLGCVVVTLATLPTLDRRDIAAPG, from the coding sequence ATGGCCAGTCGCGTGATGGCGCCGCCCGCACCGGGGACGCCGTTCCTCCTGCGCAACGTCTACCTCAAGACCCTCCGCGACCACCGCCACGGCCTCCTCGGCTGGTCGATCGGCATGGGGCTGGTGGTCCTGCTCGAATCCCTCATCTGGCCGTCCTTCCGGGACATGCAGGACCTCGACAAGCTCTTCGAGCAGTACCCCGACTACATGCAGCGGCTCTTCGACGTCTCCGCGATGACCAGCGGCCTGGGCTTCATCAACGCCGAGCTGTTCACGCTCCTCCTGCCGGCCCTGTTCCTGGTCTACGCGATCGGCCGCGGCGCGCGCCTGGTCGCGGGCGAGGAGGAGGAGGGCACCCTCGACGTCCTGCTGGTCACGCCGCTGTCCAGCAGGCGGATCCTGCTGCAGAAGGCGCTCGCGCTCACCACGTCCGTCCTGGCCCTCGGCGTTGCCCTGTACGTCGTCACCCTCGGCTGCAGCCTGGCGATCGGGATGGGCATCGGCCCCTGGGAGGCCTTCAGCGGCTGCCTCGCAATGGTCCTGTTGGGCACCGAGTTCGGGCTGCTCGCGCTCGGTGTCGGGGCCGCGACCGGGCGCCGCGCGCTGGCCGTGGCGCTGCCCGCCGCGCTGGCGGTGGCGGCGTACGTCCTCTACGTCGCGGGGCTGCTGGTCGCGGGGGTCGACCCCTGGCAGCACGCGTCGCCGCTGGAGCAGGCGCTGGCGTCCGGACCCCTCGGCGGCGGGCTGCCGCTCGACTTCCTCTGGCTGCTGCTGGGCTGCGTCGTGGTCACGCTGGCGACCCTGCCGACCCTCGACCGCCGCGACATCGCCGCGCCCGGCTGA
- a CDS encoding AAA family ATPase has product MTWFSSPTDAATRLGEHGYLADPATATTAYLAGALEKPLLVEGPAGVGKTELAKAVARATGADLVRLQCYEGLDEARALYEWNYKKQLLRIQASQGDGQSWSETHDDIFTDEFLLTRPLLTAIRREEQTVLLIDEVDKTDVEVEGLLLEVLSDFQVTIPELGTVEAVRRPFVVLTSNATRELSEAVKRRCLYLHLDYPDAEREREIVTSQVPGLEDKIAEQLVATIGRLRELELKKAPSIAESVDWARTLIALEIRDLDEKAIADTLGVVLKHASDQDRAVRELKLRS; this is encoded by the coding sequence GTGACCTGGTTCTCCTCACCGACCGACGCCGCGACCCGCCTGGGCGAGCACGGCTACCTGGCCGATCCGGCCACCGCGACGACGGCGTACCTCGCGGGTGCGCTGGAGAAGCCGCTCCTCGTGGAGGGCCCGGCGGGCGTCGGCAAGACCGAGCTGGCCAAGGCCGTGGCCCGCGCGACGGGCGCCGACCTGGTCCGGCTGCAGTGCTACGAGGGCCTCGACGAGGCCCGGGCGCTCTACGAGTGGAACTACAAGAAGCAGCTGCTCCGCATCCAGGCCAGCCAGGGTGACGGGCAGTCGTGGTCGGAGACCCACGACGACATCTTCACCGACGAGTTCCTGCTGACCCGGCCGCTGCTGACCGCGATCCGGCGCGAGGAGCAGACCGTGCTGCTCATCGACGAGGTCGACAAGACCGACGTCGAGGTGGAGGGGCTGCTGCTCGAGGTGCTCTCGGACTTCCAGGTCACCATCCCCGAGCTCGGCACCGTCGAGGCCGTACGTCGCCCCTTCGTGGTGCTCACCTCCAACGCGACCCGCGAGCTGTCCGAGGCCGTGAAGCGTCGCTGCCTCTACCTGCACCTCGACTACCCCGACGCCGAGCGCGAGCGCGAGATCGTCACCTCCCAGGTGCCCGGCCTCGAGGACAAGATCGCCGAGCAGCTGGTCGCCACGATCGGCCGGCTCCGCGAGCTGGAGCTCAAGAAGGCGCCCTCGATCGCCGAATCCGTCGACTGGGCCCGCACCCTGATCGCGCTCGAGATCCGCGACCTCGACGAGAAGGCGATCGCCGACACCCTCGGCGTCGTCCTCAAGCACGCCTCCGACCAGGACCGCGCGGTCCGCGAGCTCAAGCTGCGCTCCTGA
- a CDS encoding YncE family protein: MPPVLARASAPVVALVVALLLAGIWGASPAGATELQHKGPDVRRMVFVGNNWDGTADIVDPGTFEKVGRINVIPDKDARMQEIATNPDRMAYFLAIREEIGEGHDQYVDDMYSSNDGRLLIASRPSFADVVAISLETKQIVWRFAVDGYRSDHMAISPDGKRVVVSASTANVVHVLDVATGQQVGQFPSGGSPHESVFIDGGTKILHASIGMVYSPLDDPALDPTKQERVLEIVDASTYEVLRKFDLRKALDERGMTKTSTAVRPMTLSPDDKTFYFQVSFFHGFLVMDRASGKITRVKHLPNLVKDTPREQYLLDSAHHGIAMNPEGTKICVAGTMSDYATVVDARTFKTGKLLKNGLKPYWVTPSWDGTYCYISWSGSDKISRISYATGRVVSSVRVGDHPQRVRNAFVAKDLVDKL; encoded by the coding sequence ATGCCCCCCGTCCTCGCCCGCGCGTCCGCACCGGTCGTCGCCCTGGTCGTCGCCCTCCTCCTCGCCGGCATCTGGGGGGCTTCCCCCGCCGGCGCCACCGAGCTCCAGCACAAGGGCCCCGACGTACGCCGGATGGTGTTCGTCGGCAACAACTGGGACGGCACCGCCGACATCGTCGACCCCGGGACCTTCGAGAAGGTCGGCCGGATCAACGTCATCCCGGACAAGGACGCCCGGATGCAGGAGATCGCCACCAACCCCGACCGGATGGCCTACTTCCTGGCCATCCGCGAGGAGATTGGCGAGGGCCACGACCAGTACGTCGACGACATGTACTCCTCCAACGACGGCCGGCTGCTGATCGCCTCGCGCCCGTCGTTCGCCGACGTGGTCGCGATCAGCCTGGAGACCAAGCAGATCGTGTGGCGCTTCGCCGTCGACGGCTACCGCTCGGACCACATGGCGATCTCGCCCGACGGCAAGCGCGTCGTCGTCAGCGCCTCGACCGCCAACGTCGTGCACGTCCTCGACGTCGCCACCGGGCAGCAGGTCGGCCAGTTCCCCTCCGGCGGCTCGCCGCACGAGTCGGTCTTCATCGACGGCGGCACCAAGATCCTGCACGCCAGCATCGGCATGGTCTACAGCCCGCTCGACGACCCGGCGCTGGACCCGACCAAGCAGGAGCGGGTGCTGGAGATCGTGGACGCGTCGACCTACGAGGTGCTGCGGAAGTTCGACCTCCGCAAGGCCCTCGACGAGCGCGGCATGACCAAGACGTCGACCGCGGTGCGCCCGATGACGCTCTCGCCCGACGACAAGACGTTCTACTTCCAGGTGTCGTTCTTCCACGGCTTCCTGGTGATGGACCGGGCCAGCGGCAAGATCACGCGGGTCAAGCACCTGCCCAACCTGGTCAAGGACACCCCGCGCGAGCAGTACCTCCTCGACTCCGCCCACCACGGCATCGCGATGAACCCCGAGGGCACCAAGATCTGCGTCGCGGGCACGATGTCGGACTACGCCACCGTCGTGGACGCCCGGACCTTCAAGACCGGCAAGCTGCTCAAGAACGGGCTCAAGCCCTACTGGGTCACCCCCAGCTGGGACGGCACCTACTGCTACATCTCGTGGAGCGGCTCGGACAAGATCTCCCGGATCTCCTACGCCACCGGTCGGGTCGTCAGCAGCGTACGGGTGGGCGACCACCCGCAGCGGGTCCGCAACGCGTTCGTGGCCAAGGACCTGGTCGACAAGCTGTAG
- a CDS encoding vWA domain-containing protein has product MDSGLVDRHIAFLEALRGAGLPVSLAEDIDAFAALGVLPWDERATVREAYAATLVKKHAQRPTFDTLFDLYFPRMVGDGARATEGPGDEPDAGVRDNAQALRDFQERLAEALADGDRERLQQLAAEMVGRFGAMPGRGPGLSSWSAYTALQRVSPAELTDRIVQGLLAEGRVDDEAARVAGRRVGSFTRMVEDDARRRIAEEKGPDHVANVAVRPSIDRLDFTAARKADLEEMRREIYPLARRLATRLTQEHHARRRGPLDFRRTVRASISTGGVPLTTHHKPKRPHRTELVVLCDVSGSVANFAQFTLLLVFALRDQFQKVRAFTFIDHVHEVTEHFKPGADVVDVMTDLAASTAHAALWGRTNYGRAFAKFQENHADALGPKTSLLILGDARSNYSDLNAATLREMADQCRHAWWLNPEHTRHWDTGDSAAGTYAEIVRMVECRNLTQLGELVHDIL; this is encoded by the coding sequence ATGGACAGCGGGCTGGTCGACCGGCACATCGCCTTCCTCGAGGCGCTGCGCGGGGCCGGCCTGCCCGTGTCGCTGGCCGAGGACATCGACGCGTTCGCGGCGCTCGGCGTACTGCCGTGGGACGAGCGAGCCACCGTCCGCGAGGCGTACGCCGCCACGCTGGTCAAGAAGCACGCGCAGCGACCCACCTTCGACACCCTCTTCGACCTCTACTTCCCGCGGATGGTGGGGGACGGCGCCCGTGCAACGGAGGGCCCCGGGGACGAGCCGGACGCCGGCGTGCGCGACAACGCCCAGGCGCTCCGCGACTTCCAGGAGCGGCTGGCCGAGGCGCTCGCCGACGGCGACCGCGAGCGGCTCCAGCAGCTGGCCGCCGAGATGGTCGGCCGGTTCGGCGCGATGCCGGGTCGCGGGCCGGGCCTGTCGTCGTGGTCGGCGTACACCGCCCTCCAGCGGGTCTCTCCTGCCGAGCTCACCGACCGGATCGTGCAGGGGCTGCTCGCCGAGGGTCGCGTCGACGACGAGGCCGCGCGCGTGGCCGGACGCCGGGTCGGCAGCTTCACCCGGATGGTCGAGGACGACGCCCGCCGCCGGATCGCGGAGGAGAAGGGGCCCGACCACGTCGCCAACGTCGCCGTCCGCCCCTCCATCGACCGGCTCGACTTCACCGCCGCCCGCAAGGCCGACCTGGAGGAGATGCGCCGCGAGATCTACCCGCTCGCGCGCCGGCTCGCGACCCGCCTCACCCAGGAGCACCACGCCCGCCGCCGCGGACCGCTCGACTTCCGACGTACGGTCCGGGCCTCCATCTCCACCGGCGGGGTCCCGCTCACCACCCACCACAAGCCCAAGCGCCCGCACCGCACCGAGCTCGTCGTGCTGTGCGACGTGAGCGGGTCGGTGGCCAACTTCGCGCAGTTCACGCTGCTGCTGGTCTTCGCGCTGCGCGACCAGTTCCAGAAGGTGCGCGCGTTCACGTTCATCGACCACGTCCACGAGGTCACCGAGCACTTCAAGCCGGGCGCCGACGTCGTCGACGTGATGACCGACCTGGCGGCGAGCACCGCCCACGCCGCGCTGTGGGGGCGCACCAACTACGGCCGGGCGTTCGCGAAGTTCCAGGAGAACCACGCCGACGCCCTCGGCCCCAAGACCTCGCTGCTCATCCTCGGCGACGCGCGCTCCAACTACAGCGACCTGAACGCCGCGACCCTGCGCGAGATGGCCGACCAGTGCCGGCACGCCTGGTGGCTCAACCCCGAGCACACCCGTCACTGGGACACCGGCGACTCCGCCGCCGGCACCTACGCCGAGATCGTCCGGATGGTCGAGTGCCGCAACCTCACCCAGCTCGGCGAGCTGGTCCACGACATCCTCTAA
- a CDS encoding pyridoxal phosphate-dependent aminotransferase, protein MSRLEVASRANVPPFHVMDLLAAATERQRTHGDLLNLLAGQPMTGAPVPVRDEAVRLLGSGDPLGYTPAAGIVELREAIAAHHKRAHGIDVSADEVVVTTGSSGGFLLAFLAAFEPGDRVAMARPGYPCYRNVLTALGIEVVEIPTGPETRFQPTVEQVTAVPDLKGLVVASPANPTGTMLLPAELAALATWCEEHGVQLISDEIYHGIEYAQPHLARSAWETSREAVVFSSFSKYFSMTGWRIGWMLVPDRLRRAADVLTGNFTICPPVIAQRACLAAFDEASYAELDGHVARYAVNRRLLLDGLPRLGITELAPADGAFYAYADVGHLTDDTMAFAHDLLARTGVAVAPGIDFDTEQGGRFVRFSFAGPGSDIELALDRLASVLPR, encoded by the coding sequence ATGAGCAGGCTCGAGGTCGCGTCCCGCGCCAACGTCCCGCCGTTCCACGTCATGGACCTGCTGGCGGCGGCGACCGAGCGCCAGCGCACCCACGGCGACCTGCTCAACCTGCTGGCGGGGCAGCCGATGACGGGCGCGCCGGTGCCGGTGCGCGACGAGGCGGTGCGGCTGCTGGGGTCCGGCGACCCGCTGGGCTACACGCCGGCGGCGGGGATCGTGGAGCTGCGCGAGGCGATCGCGGCCCACCACAAGCGGGCGCACGGCATCGACGTGAGCGCGGACGAGGTGGTGGTGACGACCGGGAGCAGCGGCGGCTTCCTGCTGGCGTTCCTCGCAGCCTTCGAGCCCGGCGACCGGGTGGCGATGGCGCGGCCCGGCTACCCCTGCTACCGCAACGTGCTGACCGCACTCGGCATCGAGGTGGTCGAGATCCCGACCGGACCGGAGACCCGCTTCCAGCCGACGGTCGAGCAGGTCACGGCAGTGCCCGACCTGAAGGGGCTCGTCGTCGCCAGTCCCGCCAACCCGACCGGCACCATGCTGCTGCCGGCCGAGCTCGCGGCGCTGGCCACGTGGTGCGAGGAGCACGGGGTGCAGCTGATCTCCGACGAGATCTACCACGGCATCGAGTACGCCCAGCCCCATCTGGCGCGCAGCGCCTGGGAGACGAGCCGCGAGGCGGTGGTCTTCTCCAGCTTCTCGAAGTACTTCTCCATGACCGGCTGGCGGATCGGCTGGATGCTGGTCCCCGACCGGCTGCGGCGCGCGGCCGACGTCCTCACCGGCAACTTCACGATCTGTCCCCCGGTGATCGCCCAGCGGGCCTGCCTCGCGGCCTTCGACGAGGCGTCGTACGCCGAGCTCGACGGCCACGTCGCCCGCTACGCCGTCAACCGGCGGTTGCTGCTCGACGGGCTGCCCCGGCTGGGGATCACCGAGCTCGCGCCGGCCGACGGGGCGTTCTACGCCTATGCCGACGTCGGCCACCTCACCGACGACACGATGGCCTTCGCCCACGACCTGCTGGCCCGCACCGGCGTGGCGGTCGCGCCCGGCATCGACTTCGACACCGAGCAGGGCGGCCGCTTCGTGCGGTTCAGCTTCGCCGGGCCGGGCAGCGACATCGAGCTCGCGCTCGACCGGCTGGCGTCGGTGCTGCCTCGCTGA